One Desulfobulbus oligotrophicus DNA segment encodes these proteins:
- a CDS encoding MinD/ParA family protein, whose translation MAEHTHHTDQASTLRDMNHSNPTAPHPGRPATRVLSVTSGKGGVGKTAVVANLAILLARMEKRVLILDADLGLANIDVVFGLAPGYNLNHFFAGHQNLEAILVDGPEGIKILPAGSGMQRFTRLDSQQKMRLLDALESMNSDFDFVLIDTEAGISENVTYFNTAAQEILVVTTPDPTAITDAYALMKLLSTQHHEKRFSLIVNCIKSEEEALDVYRKLTMVANRYLDISIDYIGSIPRDRLMIDAIRKQQTLVQLFPDCRTSHAFKALAKTVAQEPQTIQPKGSIQFFWKRLLEFNAK comes from the coding sequence ATGGCTGAGCATACCCATCATACTGACCAGGCAAGCACCCTGCGGGACATGAACCACTCAAACCCAACAGCACCCCATCCCGGTCGCCCGGCAACCCGCGTCCTGTCGGTCACCAGCGGCAAGGGAGGGGTCGGCAAAACAGCTGTTGTCGCCAACCTGGCCATCCTGCTCGCCCGCATGGAGAAGCGGGTGCTCATCCTTGATGCTGATCTGGGACTGGCCAATATCGATGTCGTCTTCGGTCTGGCACCGGGCTACAACCTCAACCATTTTTTTGCCGGTCACCAGAATCTGGAAGCCATCCTTGTTGACGGCCCGGAAGGCATAAAGATTCTGCCTGCCGGCTCCGGGATGCAGCGGTTTACACGGCTCGACAGTCAGCAGAAGATGCGTCTGTTGGATGCGCTGGAGAGTATGAACAGTGATTTTGACTTTGTGCTCATTGATACTGAAGCCGGTATTTCAGAAAACGTCACCTACTTCAATACGGCTGCTCAGGAAATCCTGGTGGTCACCACGCCCGATCCGACAGCAATAACCGATGCCTACGCACTGATGAAGCTGCTCTCGACCCAGCACCATGAAAAACGCTTCAGCCTGATTGTCAACTGTATCAAAAGCGAGGAAGAGGCCCTGGATGTGTACCGTAAACTCACCATGGTGGCCAACCGTTACCTTGACATCTCCATTGACTACATCGGCTCGATCCCCCGCGACAGACTGATGATCGATGCCATTCGCAAGCAGCAGACCCTTGTGCAGCTCTTTCCGGACTGCCGAACCAGCCATGCCTTCAAGGCCCTGGCCAAAACCGTTGCCCAGGAACCACAAACCATACAGCCAAAGGGCTCCATCCAGTTCTTCTGGAAACGCCTTCTGGAATTCAACGCGAAATGA
- a CDS encoding nucleoside transporter family protein, which produces MSDILFPALAVACLVILCCFVILFLIRKQRFTREEETRRLVVLQEKIAAALADEGFETDKESFKTSLKIASLTTGLQRPRLENLAKLDKQPPEKYRILSKLALQGLGAEEIAAILDISTVEAVQLLSLSQVAKINH; this is translated from the coding sequence ATGTCCGACATCCTGTTCCCGGCTTTAGCCGTTGCCTGTCTGGTCATTCTGTGCTGTTTCGTTATCCTCTTCCTGATCAGGAAACAACGCTTTACAAGAGAAGAGGAAACCCGCAGACTTGTGGTGCTCCAGGAGAAAATCGCTGCAGCTCTTGCCGATGAAGGCTTTGAAACCGATAAAGAGAGTTTCAAGACCAGCCTGAAAATCGCCAGCCTCACCACCGGACTGCAGCGTCCCCGGCTGGAAAATCTGGCAAAGCTGGATAAACAACCACCGGAAAAGTATCGGATTCTCAGCAAACTGGCACTTCAGGGACTGGGAGCAGAGGAGATTGCCGCCATTCTTGATATCTCAACCGTGGAGGCCGTACAGCTCCTGAGCTTAAGTCAGGTCGCCAAAATCAACCACTGA
- the flhB gene encoding flagellar biosynthesis protein FlhB: MAEENSTGERTETPSAKRRADFRKKGQVAQSREVQTAAMFTLILLFWMGFAPIFWAEIREAVAAIWRASGEYAVTPSSIMQLAYYLGATLAFTLLPLFLMALLIGFFASFLQIGWLFTTQPLLPDLKKLDPIKGMARLFSKRSIMEVIKSLLKVGLIGWVAFKTVQSEFDKVLLLTDAPVEHTIIFLAKTAALVMAKVAGVMIVLAVLDYAFVRWEMEQKMKMTKQEQKEEMKETEGDPHIKSKIRSIQQQMARQRMMAAVPTADVVITNPTHYAVAIRYDATSMSAPVVLAKGRDLVAKKIREIAKDHHVPLVENPPVARLLHSRVEVGQTVPEELFRAVAEILAYVYSLKRR, from the coding sequence ATGGCCGAAGAGAACAGTACCGGGGAACGCACAGAAACCCCATCAGCGAAACGACGCGCCGACTTCAGAAAAAAAGGACAGGTCGCCCAGAGCCGTGAGGTGCAGACTGCGGCCATGTTCACCCTGATCTTACTGTTCTGGATGGGATTTGCGCCGATCTTCTGGGCAGAGATCAGAGAAGCCGTAGCTGCTATCTGGCGGGCCAGTGGAGAATATGCGGTTACACCCAGCTCAATAATGCAGCTGGCCTACTATCTCGGCGCCACCCTGGCCTTCACCCTGCTGCCGCTTTTTCTGATGGCCCTGCTGATCGGTTTTTTTGCCAGCTTCCTGCAGATCGGCTGGCTCTTCACCACCCAGCCGCTGTTACCGGATCTGAAGAAACTGGATCCCATCAAGGGAATGGCCCGACTGTTTTCCAAGCGCTCGATAATGGAGGTCATCAAGTCACTGTTAAAGGTTGGTCTCATCGGCTGGGTGGCCTTCAAAACCGTGCAGAGTGAATTTGACAAGGTCCTGCTCCTCACCGATGCGCCGGTGGAGCACACCATCATCTTTCTCGCCAAAACCGCTGCCCTGGTCATGGCCAAGGTGGCCGGCGTCATGATCGTTCTGGCTGTTCTGGACTATGCCTTTGTCCGCTGGGAGATGGAACAGAAGATGAAGATGACCAAGCAGGAGCAGAAGGAAGAGATGAAGGAGACGGAGGGCGATCCACACATCAAGTCAAAAATCCGTTCCATCCAGCAGCAGATGGCCAGACAGAGGATGATGGCCGCCGTGCCCACGGCTGATGTGGTCATCACCAACCCAACCCACTATGCGGTTGCAATCAGATACGATGCCACAAGCATGAGCGCCCCGGTTGTCCTGGCCAAAGGCCGGGATCTGGTTGCAAAAAAGATTCGGGAGATTGCCAAAGACCACCACGTCCCCCTGGTGGAAAACCCGCCGGTGGCAAGATTATTGCATTCCAGGGTTGAGGTGGGTCAGACCGTCCCTGAAGAGCTGTTCAGGGCGGTTGCGGAAATTCTGGCCTATGTGTACTCCTTAAAAAGACGATAA
- the flgF gene encoding flagellar basal-body rod protein FlgF translates to MGSGKYSALSGAVSREQAINNIAANLANVSTAGFKKDRLSFAAILKGTQQTEKAAGINHTRVRTTATDFNQGGLRTTGRSLDVAIDGPGLFKIMKDNTTLYTRSGSFVVDSNGLVQTADGYTVIGNGDAPLQLDTTSGKDIAISESGEIAVNGILSDARLAVFTVPDDRELVKISNNLYRLDSGEAQPMQQYRVIQGSLETSNVNMMEEMTAMIAAQRLFEAHTKAIESFAKISEKQDELGSL, encoded by the coding sequence ATGGGTTCCGGAAAATACAGCGCGCTCAGTGGAGCAGTGTCACGGGAGCAGGCCATCAACAACATTGCCGCCAACCTGGCCAACGTCAGCACCGCCGGGTTTAAAAAGGATCGGCTGAGCTTTGCCGCCATCCTTAAGGGCACGCAACAGACAGAAAAGGCTGCCGGCATCAACCATACCCGTGTCCGGACCACTGCAACCGATTTCAACCAGGGCGGCCTGCGGACCACCGGCCGATCTCTGGATGTGGCCATCGATGGTCCGGGTCTTTTCAAGATCATGAAAGACAACACCACCCTGTACACCCGGTCCGGAAGTTTTGTGGTGGACAGTAACGGCCTGGTGCAGACTGCAGACGGGTATACGGTTATCGGTAATGGCGATGCACCGCTGCAGCTGGATACCACCTCAGGCAAGGATATTGCCATCAGTGAAAGCGGCGAGATTGCTGTCAACGGCATCCTCTCCGACGCCCGGCTGGCAGTGTTCACCGTGCCTGACGACAGGGAGCTGGTGAAGATCAGCAACAACCTGTATCGGCTGGACAGCGGCGAGGCGCAGCCCATGCAGCAGTACCGTGTTATCCAGGGCTCTCTTGAGACCTCGAATGTAAACATGATGGAAGAGATGACCGCCATGATTGCTGCCCAGCGGTTATTTGAAGCCCACACAAAAGCCATCGAGAGCTTTGCCAAAATCAGTGAAAAACAAGATGAACTGGGTTCGCTCTAA
- the fliR gene encoding flagellar biosynthetic protein FliR, translated as MDLPFIPFQQTQDFLVCLARVIAIIAAIPVFGGSQIGGRLKIGLSVMISLLLFPLIAPYTPKAQLTLTGLALLLVNEVLLGALIGLVTQMIFAAISFGGTVIGYQMGFAAANIFDPQTTQQLSLMSQFVNILAMLAFLTLNMHHFFFHAIIESFVLLPPGTLDFSGGAVQELMKLAGNMFTLGVRFSAPILALLLIVNLVLGILARVFPQLNVFMLSFPLNIGITFLVISLTLGAIFSVFRREFDLTGEHILTLLQLLG; from the coding sequence ATGGACCTGCCGTTTATTCCATTCCAGCAGACACAGGATTTCCTGGTCTGCCTGGCTCGGGTCATCGCCATCATTGCCGCCATCCCGGTCTTTGGCGGCAGTCAGATTGGAGGAAGGCTCAAGATCGGTCTGTCCGTCATGATCAGTCTGCTGCTCTTTCCTCTCATCGCCCCTTACACACCAAAAGCACAGCTCACACTGACCGGCCTTGCCCTGCTGCTGGTTAACGAAGTGCTCCTTGGCGCCCTGATCGGACTTGTCACGCAGATGATCTTTGCGGCGATCAGCTTCGGCGGCACCGTCATCGGCTATCAGATGGGTTTTGCCGCTGCCAATATCTTTGATCCTCAAACCACCCAGCAACTGTCGCTCATGAGCCAGTTTGTCAACATTCTGGCCATGCTGGCCTTTCTCACCCTGAACATGCATCATTTTTTCTTTCATGCCATCATCGAATCCTTTGTGCTGCTGCCCCCGGGAACACTCGACTTTTCCGGGGGAGCTGTTCAGGAACTGATGAAACTGGCCGGCAACATGTTTACTCTTGGTGTCAGGTTCAGTGCACCGATTCTTGCCTTACTGCTCATCGTCAACCTGGTGCTGGGTATCCTGGCCCGGGTCTTTCCGCAGCTCAATGTCTTTATGCTCTCCTTTCCATTGAATATCGGTATCACCTTTCTAGTCATAAGTTTGACACTCGGCGCCATCTTCTCCGTCTTCCGTCGTGAATTTGACTTAACCGGTGAACATATCCTCACCCTCCTGCAGTTACTTGGCTGA
- the flhF gene encoding flagellar biosynthesis protein FlhF yields MQVKVFEAPDMATGLKMVKEALGPDALILSTRTIRNGILGKPIMEITAAVDADWRQPEVRQPHLSPLRPPVRKKRIPPQADISYDELWARREPAPQPSSTPPVAEPPPVSREIQDELTELRSLVSGLSQRISRLDTPVAATVTPSPVQACQPTVTPAAVDPVTEFLTGYGINQETARVVARFTRDTLEQAGAPGSDSPQAVLKTAITRLFSTEQILQRPRTGQYRLSLIGPTGVGKTTTLAKIAAHYLSRFNGRIGLITIDTYRIAAVEQLKVYGEIMRLPLEVVINPGELEQALQKFSEMDLILIDTAGRNPRNNIDIQELASFFKPQLNIEHHLLLSAATREREVEETIRRFSVLPISNFIFTKIDECEQLGVLLNIHYKSDTPISFLTNGQRVPEDLLMPSPADIADLIINDHGNLHHG; encoded by the coding sequence ATGCAAGTTAAAGTCTTTGAGGCACCGGACATGGCCACCGGCCTGAAGATGGTGAAAGAGGCCCTGGGCCCGGACGCACTCATCCTCTCTACACGGACGATCCGCAACGGCATACTCGGCAAACCGATCATGGAGATCACTGCTGCTGTTGACGCGGACTGGCGTCAGCCGGAGGTGCGGCAACCGCACCTCTCCCCGCTTCGACCTCCGGTCCGGAAAAAACGTATTCCCCCGCAGGCCGACATATCCTATGATGAACTCTGGGCCCGGCGTGAGCCTGCCCCACAGCCCTCCTCCACTCCTCCTGTTGCAGAACCGCCACCGGTCTCCCGGGAGATCCAGGATGAACTGACCGAGCTGCGCAGCCTGGTCAGCGGCCTTTCGCAGCGGATCAGCCGGCTTGACACCCCTGTGGCAGCGACCGTCACCCCTTCACCTGTGCAGGCATGTCAACCAACCGTCACACCTGCCGCGGTTGATCCGGTCACCGAATTTCTCACCGGCTACGGGATCAACCAGGAAACCGCGCGAGTGGTGGCCCGTTTTACCAGAGATACCCTTGAGCAGGCCGGTGCTCCGGGCAGCGACTCCCCGCAGGCGGTGCTGAAGACCGCCATCACCCGCCTCTTCAGTACGGAACAGATACTGCAACGGCCCCGGACCGGCCAGTACCGTCTCAGCCTGATCGGGCCGACCGGTGTCGGTAAAACGACTACCCTGGCCAAAATTGCGGCACACTACCTGAGCCGGTTTAACGGGCGTATCGGTCTGATCACCATTGATACCTACCGTATTGCCGCAGTCGAACAGCTGAAGGTGTACGGGGAGATCATGCGCCTGCCGTTGGAGGTGGTGATTAATCCGGGCGAACTGGAACAGGCCTTGCAAAAGTTCAGCGAGATGGACCTGATCCTCATTGATACTGCCGGGCGCAATCCGCGCAACAACATCGATATCCAGGAACTGGCATCTTTTTTCAAACCACAGCTGAACATTGAACATCACCTGCTTCTCTCGGCTGCCACCCGGGAAAGAGAGGTCGAAGAGACGATCCGCCGATTTTCAGTGCTGCCCATCAGTAACTTTATCTTCACGAAAATCGACGAGTGTGAACAGTTGGGTGTCCTCCTCAACATTCACTACAAGAGCGACACCCCCATCTCCTTTCTGACCAATGGTCAGCGAGTGCCGGAAGACCTGCTGATGCCGTCTCCGGCCGACATCGCCGACCTTATTATAAACGATCACGGAAATCTGCACCATGGCTGA
- the flgG gene encoding flagellar basal-body rod protein FlgG gives MRSLWTATTGMSAQNLNMDVIANNLANVSTSGFKKSRADFQDLLYQIVKVPGSPTSADTTSPTGIQVGLGVKPAAVTKIFTTGDIVQTSNPLDIAIEGTGFFQVSMPDGTTAYTRAGTLKLDGDGRITTSDGYPVEPEIVIPEDALEITISPDGTVSAILGSDTITTELGNIDLADFVNDAGLIAIGKNLFRDTEASGPALIGTPGENGIGTLLQGYIENSNVNLVEELTQMITAQRSFEINSKVITTSDEMMRTVTNMV, from the coding sequence ATGCGATCTCTCTGGACGGCAACAACAGGCATGTCTGCTCAAAACCTCAACATGGACGTCATTGCCAACAACCTGGCCAACGTCAGCACCTCGGGCTTTAAAAAAAGCCGGGCAGACTTTCAGGATCTGCTCTACCAGATAGTCAAGGTGCCCGGTTCTCCAACCTCCGCGGATACCACCTCACCCACGGGAATCCAGGTGGGGCTGGGGGTAAAACCTGCTGCTGTCACGAAGATCTTCACAACCGGCGATATTGTGCAGACCAGCAACCCGCTGGATATCGCCATTGAAGGGACCGGATTCTTTCAGGTCTCCATGCCCGACGGTACAACCGCCTACACCAGAGCCGGCACCCTCAAACTCGATGGAGACGGCAGGATCACCACCTCGGACGGCTACCCCGTTGAACCGGAAATCGTCATTCCGGAAGATGCCCTTGAAATCACCATCAGCCCGGACGGCACCGTCAGCGCCATCCTCGGCAGTGACACCATAACCACCGAGCTGGGCAACATCGATCTGGCCGACTTTGTCAACGACGCCGGACTAATCGCCATCGGTAAAAACCTCTTTCGTGACACCGAGGCCTCGGGACCGGCCCTCATCGGCACCCCCGGTGAAAACGGTATCGGCACCCTGCTGCAGGGGTATATTGAAAACTCCAATGTCAACCTGGTGGAAGAACTGACCCAGATGATCACGGCACAACGTTCGTTTGAGATCAACTCCAAGGTGATTACGACCTCAGACGAGATGATGCGAACTGTTACCAACATGGTGTGA
- a CDS encoding FliA/WhiG family RNA polymerase sigma factor has protein sequence MLPPVPPLDDRSQLIRDNMSLIELVVQRMIPQVPSFMTKEDMVSAAMVGLVDAANRFDPGKGAKFKTFAEYRVRGAIFDEMRRLDWFSRTMRDKQNLLTQTMLRLEHGLGRSPDELEMAAALDISLEEYQNLLTEVSHLGCVSLHETLDHTEEGRSFLDNLEDISGAIPNELIEQSEMSRLLAELIEELAEKERLVVALYYYEELTQKEIAEILEVSEGRVSQLHSQALLKLRVKLINSDLYEP, from the coding sequence ATGCTTCCACCAGTCCCCCCTCTTGACGACCGTTCTCAACTGATCAGAGACAATATGTCCCTGATCGAACTGGTGGTACAACGTATGATCCCCCAGGTGCCGAGTTTCATGACCAAAGAGGATATGGTCAGTGCGGCCATGGTCGGCCTTGTTGATGCTGCCAACAGGTTCGATCCCGGCAAAGGGGCCAAATTCAAGACCTTTGCCGAGTATCGGGTCCGTGGAGCCATCTTTGATGAGATGCGCAGACTCGACTGGTTTTCCCGCACCATGCGCGACAAGCAGAACCTGCTCACCCAGACCATGCTCCGCCTCGAACACGGTCTGGGGCGCTCACCCGATGAGCTGGAAATGGCTGCCGCCCTGGACATATCCCTTGAAGAGTATCAGAACCTGTTAACCGAGGTCAGTCATCTCGGCTGTGTCAGTCTGCATGAGACCCTGGATCATACCGAAGAGGGCCGGAGTTTCTTAGACAACCTTGAAGATATCAGTGGAGCGATCCCGAATGAACTCATCGAGCAGTCTGAGATGAGCCGGCTTCTGGCGGAGCTGATAGAAGAGCTGGCGGAAAAAGAACGGCTGGTCGTGGCGCTCTACTACTACGAAGAACTGACCCAGAAGGAGATAGCGGAGATACTTGAGGTTTCTGAAGGCAGGGTCTCCCAGCTCCACAGTCAGGCCCTGTTGAAGCTGCGCGTCAAGCTCATTAATTCCGATCTCTACGAACCATAA
- the fliQ gene encoding flagellar biosynthesis protein FliQ, whose product MSPETVIHVGKAAVQTILLTAAPMLIAAMVIGLMISIFQAATQINEQTMTFIPKIVAVFITLLIFGPWIMDVLVTFTTGTITQIASVGR is encoded by the coding sequence ATGAGCCCTGAAACAGTTATCCATGTCGGTAAAGCAGCGGTACAGACCATCCTGCTGACCGCTGCGCCGATGTTGATTGCGGCCATGGTCATCGGTCTGATGATCAGTATTTTCCAGGCCGCCACGCAGATCAACGAACAGACAATGACGTTTATTCCCAAGATTGTTGCTGTCTTCATCACGCTGCTGATCTTTGGTCCCTGGATCATGGATGTGCTTGTCACCTTCACCACCGGCACTATAACGCAGATCGCCTCGGTCGGCCGTTAA
- the flhA gene encoding flagellar biosynthesis protein FlhA produces the protein MQAVNTSTLLARLRPAELLRRSDIMASVGLIGILLLMIIPLPPLILDLCLALNITIAILILIISLYTEKAVEFSIFPSVLLVTTLFRLALNVASTRLILLHGHEGMNAAGSVIEAFGQFVVGGSYVVGLVIFIILVIINFIVITKGAGRIAEVAARFTLDAMPGKQMAIDADLNAGLIDETLARQRREEVADEANFHGAMDGASKFVRGDAIAGIIITLINIGAGFIIGVLQKGMSLAEAAKNYTILTVGDGLVSQVPALIISTAAGMLVTRSAGRNDFGAEMKSQFTRHSKALWVVAAILLGFALIPGLPFLPFLVLSGILGYSAYHLDKAEAAKPVDDVMEHQPQPVIKPDQDYEKMLTVDLIELEVGYGMIPFVDANQDGELLTRIQSIRKQFALTTGFIVPPIHIKDNLQLNPNQYTISLKGVVVATAEMMPGYYMAMDPGLVTETIKGVPTREPAFDLPATWITEDKREQAQIAGYTVVDCITVVATHISEIIKKHAYELLGRQETQNLIDNLSKTYPKLTEELVPHVVNLSTIMRVLQNLLRENVSIRDLRSILETMADYAQLTQDTDILTEYVRHALSRSLTANLVQPDNTLPVLTMDRKVEETIQTAVQHRERGSYLALDPTTAQKILDNLNTLLTSTTGLQQPILLVLPQIRPHVRRLVEQYFPNLMVLSHNEITSNIRIQSVGMVTVNAS, from the coding sequence ATGCAAGCGGTGAACACTTCAACACTACTGGCCCGGCTGCGACCGGCAGAACTCCTCCGGCGCAGTGACATCATGGCCTCCGTGGGGCTGATCGGCATCCTCCTGCTGATGATCATCCCCCTGCCGCCGCTCATCCTCGATCTGTGCCTGGCCCTGAACATCACCATTGCCATCCTCATCCTGATCATCAGCCTGTACACGGAAAAGGCGGTGGAGTTTTCCATCTTTCCATCCGTCCTCCTGGTCACCACCCTGTTTCGTCTTGCCCTGAACGTGGCCTCCACCCGCCTGATCCTGCTTCACGGCCACGAGGGCATGAACGCCGCCGGGTCGGTTATCGAGGCCTTTGGTCAGTTCGTGGTCGGCGGATCGTATGTGGTTGGTCTGGTCATCTTCATCATTCTGGTGATCATCAACTTTATCGTCATCACCAAGGGTGCCGGCCGGATTGCCGAGGTTGCCGCCCGCTTCACCCTTGATGCCATGCCCGGCAAGCAGATGGCCATTGATGCAGACCTCAATGCCGGCCTGATCGATGAGACCCTGGCCCGTCAGCGGCGCGAAGAAGTGGCTGATGAGGCGAACTTCCACGGCGCCATGGACGGTGCCTCAAAGTTTGTACGTGGCGATGCCATCGCCGGTATCATCATCACCCTGATCAACATCGGTGCCGGTTTTATTATCGGTGTGCTGCAAAAAGGCATGTCCCTGGCTGAGGCTGCAAAAAACTACACCATCCTCACCGTCGGGGACGGCCTGGTCTCGCAGGTCCCGGCGCTCATCATCTCCACGGCTGCAGGCATGCTGGTGACCCGGTCAGCCGGTCGTAACGATTTCGGCGCGGAGATGAAAAGCCAGTTCACCCGCCACAGCAAGGCGTTGTGGGTTGTCGCCGCCATCCTCCTCGGCTTTGCGCTCATCCCCGGCCTGCCCTTCCTGCCTTTCCTCGTCCTGTCGGGTATTCTCGGCTACAGCGCCTATCACCTGGACAAAGCAGAGGCCGCCAAACCAGTGGACGATGTGATGGAGCACCAGCCTCAGCCGGTGATCAAACCGGATCAGGACTATGAGAAGATGCTCACCGTTGATCTGATTGAGCTTGAGGTCGGTTACGGTATGATCCCCTTTGTCGATGCCAACCAGGACGGAGAGCTCCTGACCCGTATCCAGTCGATCCGCAAACAGTTCGCGCTGACCACCGGTTTCATTGTACCGCCGATTCATATCAAAGATAATCTGCAACTCAACCCCAACCAGTACACCATCAGTCTCAAAGGGGTGGTGGTTGCCACTGCGGAGATGATGCCCGGCTACTACATGGCCATGGATCCGGGTCTGGTAACGGAAACCATCAAGGGGGTTCCCACTCGGGAACCGGCCTTTGATCTTCCGGCCACCTGGATTACCGAAGACAAACGGGAACAGGCGCAGATTGCCGGTTACACCGTGGTGGACTGCATCACGGTGGTGGCGACACACATCAGCGAAATAATCAAGAAACACGCCTATGAACTTCTGGGCCGTCAGGAAACTCAGAATCTGATTGATAATCTCAGCAAAACTTATCCGAAACTCACTGAAGAACTGGTTCCCCATGTGGTGAATCTGAGCACCATCATGCGGGTACTGCAGAATCTGCTACGGGAAAATGTCTCCATCCGTGACCTCCGATCCATCCTGGAGACCATGGCCGACTACGCTCAACTCACCCAGGATACCGACATCCTGACCGAATATGTGCGCCATGCCCTGTCGCGATCACTGACTGCAAATCTTGTTCAGCCCGACAATACACTGCCGGTACTGACCATGGACCGTAAGGTGGAAGAGACCATTCAGACAGCTGTCCAGCATCGTGAACGCGGCAGCTACCTGGCCCTGGACCCGACAACAGCACAAAAGATACTTGATAACCTCAACACACTGCTCACCTCAACAACCGGCCTGCAGCAGCCGATCCTGCTGGTTCTTCCACAGATCCGCCCGCATGTCCGCCGCCTGGTGGAGCAGTACTTTCCCAATCTGATGGTACTGTCACACAATGAAATCACTTCAAACATCCGCATCCAATCCGTTGGCATGGTGACCGTTAATGCAAGTTAA